The DNA segment ACCAAGACGGAGATACTCGCTTCCCTGGCCGAAAAGACGGAGCTGTCAAAACAACAAGTGAGCGCCGTCCTGGATGCCTTGAGCGCAGACATCGGCGCGAGCCTCGATGGTGCTGGATCGTTCACGATCCCGGGTCTGGTCAAGATCGAGCGTAAACACGTTCCGGCCAAGCCCGCCAAGACCGGCGTGCCCAATCCTTTCAAGCCGGGTGAGCTGATGGACGTGCCCGCCAAGCCCGCCTCGACCAAGATCACAGTCCGGGCTCTGAAGCAGCTCAAGGATATGGGCAAGTAGTAGCGGCCGGCTACGGTTGCTCGACCGGACAGTAGAGAGTTGCCACCAGCGCATATAGCTGCGCCACGCGCAC comes from the Pirellulales bacterium genome and includes:
- a CDS encoding HU family DNA-binding protein, whose product is MTPDAPKKAPTKTEILASLAEKTELSKQQVSAVLDALSADIGASLDGAGSFTIPGLVKIERKHVPAKPAKTGVPNPFKPGELMDVPAKPASTKITVRALKQLKDMGK